A portion of the Cryptomeria japonica chromosome 5, Sugi_1.0, whole genome shotgun sequence genome contains these proteins:
- the LOC131043952 gene encoding pentatricopeptide repeat-containing protein At2g13600-like produces MYPTMSSLAYLNLNVRALCKESCLKNATHFLLTTLNTHVYSAPYIHLLQIFIAKKFFSEGKQIHSYITERGFTFTIDTFLQNRLLNMYDKCGSLADTSKVFDHMIEPDVFSWNMIIAAHKSHGFLQEALALFNQMQRTGIQLNEFTFSTVLPVCANEDSIRHSLQIHGKVIRCGFQSNVVVMNTLIDIYAKFGNMHKAGQLFDKMPKRDVVSWAAVLAGYKRNGFIEKSLEVFKLMQLAGLTPNSATFASMLPVCAKLGALEQGIDIHRKIIENGLMSDVAVMTSLIDLYAKCGRIAKARQLFDNMHNADVVSWNAMITGYSQNGVPDEALKLLKEMPQSNVVSWTAIISGYAQNGLSEKALEIFKQMQFLSVNPKSTTFVSALTACGKIGSVEQGMEIHQKIIERGILWDVVVMTALIDMYAKCGRLQKAHELFDKMPQRDVASWTAVISGYAQDGLPSKALEIFKQMQLAGVKPDSLIFVSVLPACAKVGALEWGMEIHERIIESLFLCDVVVTALIDMYAKCGSIQKARELFDNMHRPDLASWNAMIAGYAMHGYIKDALRLFELMRHFQTKPDRVSLLHVLFACSHAGLVDEGCRYLNSMSDSYRIMPTIDHYICLVDLLGRAGHLEESLNFVIKMPVKPDMVVWMCLLSACRSHKDVGLGGFVGKHLFDLDPQNAAPCVLLSNLYAELGRWGDVQKVRRLMKNKGIKKTPGFSWI; encoded by the coding sequence ATGTATCCTACAATGTCATCTCTTGCCTATCTGAATCTCAATGTCAGAGCACTCTGTAAAGAGAGTTGCTTGAAGAATGCAACACATTTTCTGCTGACCACACTCAATACACATGTTTACTCTGCTCCATATATTCATCTATTGCAGATCTTCATTGCTAAGAAATTCTTTTCAGAGGGTAAACAAATCCATTCCTACATTACTGAGAGGGGATTCACATTCACCATCGACACATTTTTACAAAATAGACTTCTTAACATGTATGACAAATGTGGAAGTTTGGCTGATACTTCCAAAGTTTTCGACCACATGATTGAACCAGACGTCTTCTCATGGAATATGATAATTGCAGCTCACAAAAGCCATGGGTTTCTTCAAGAGGCATTGGCATTGTTTAACCAAATGCAACGAACAGGTATCCAACTCAACGAATTTACCTTTTCAACTGTTCTCCCTGTATGTGCCAATGAAGATTCTATAAGACACAGTTTGCAGATTCATGGAAAAGTTATTAGATGTGGATTCCAATCCAATGTTGTCGTGATGAATACGCTAATAGATATATATGCAAAATTTGGAAATATGCACAAGGCAGGCcaactgtttgataaaatgcctAAGCGAGACGTGGTCTCATGGGCTGCAGTCCTTGCTGGATATAAACGAAATGGATTTATTGAAAAATCCTTGGAGGTTTTTAAACTAATGCAGTTGGCAGGCTTAACACCCAACTCGGCAACCTTTGCTAGCATGCTCCCAGTGTGTGCCAAATTGGGAGCCTTGGAACAGGGTATCGATATCCAtagaaaaataattgaaaatggattgatgTCAGATGTTGCTGTTATGACCTCCCTGATAGACCTGTATGCCAAATGTGGTCGGATAGCTAAGGCGCGTCAGTTGTTTGACAACATGCATAATGCAGACGTCGtctcatggaatgctatgattaCAGGATATTCACAAAATGGTGTTCCTGACGAGGCTTTAAAGCTTTTAAAAGAAATGCCTCAATCAAATGTAGTGTCTTGGACTGCAATCATatctggatatgcacaaaatgggctTTCTGAAAAAGCCTTGGAgatttttaagcaaatgcaattttTAAGTGTAAATCCAAAATCTACAACTTTCGTCAGTGCCCTAACTGCCTGCGGAAAAATAGGAAGTGTAGAGCAGGGTATGGAAATCCATCAAAAAATAATTGAGCGGGGGATTTTGTGGGATGTTGTAGTTATGACTGCCTTGATAGACATGTATGCCAAATGTGGAAGACTACagaaggcacatgaactgtttgacaaaatgcctcaacgaGATGTGGCCTCATGGACTGCAGTCATCTCTGGATATGCACAAGATGGGCTTCCTAGCAAAGCCTTAGAGATTtttaaacaaatgcaattggcaggtgtaaagccagactCATTAATCTTTGTCAGCGTCCTCCCAGCTTGTGCTAAAGTTGGAGCTTTGGAGTGGGGTATGGAAATCCATGAAAGAATTATTGAAAGCTTATTTTTGTGTGATGTGGTTGTGACTGCCctaatagacatgtatgcaaaatgtggtagCATACAGAAGGCACGCGAGTTGTTTGATAACATGCATCGTCCAGATTTGgcttcatggaatgcaatgattgcaggatatgcgaTGCATGGATATATCAAAGATGCCCTAAGACTCTTTGAACTAATGAGACACTTTCAAACTAAGCCAGACCGTGTAAGCTTACTTCATGTTTTATTTGCATGCAGCCATGCAGGTTTAGTAGATGAGGGCTGTAGATACTTGAATAGCATGAGTGACTCTTATCGCATTATGCCTACAATAGATCACTACATATGCTTGGTTGACCTTCTTGGCCGTGCTGGTCATCTGGAGGAATCTCTAAACTTTGTTATCAAAATGCCAGTGAAACCTGATATGGTTGTGTGGATGTGTTTACTTAGTGCTTGTAGATCACACAAGGATGTAGGTCTAGGAGGATTTGTTGGAAAACACCTCTTCGATTTGGATCCTCAAAATGCTGCACCTTGTGTTCTTCTTTCAAATCTTTATGCAGAATTAGGCAGATGGGGTGATGTTCAAAAGGtgagaagattgatgaaaaataaAGGCATTAAAAAGACACCTGGGTTTAGTTGGATTTAA